A genomic region of Oncorhynchus mykiss isolate Arlee chromosome 16, USDA_OmykA_1.1, whole genome shotgun sequence contains the following coding sequences:
- the LOC110492262 gene encoding UDP-glucuronosyltransferase 2A1-like, with amino-acid sequence MLVTVAAPLCFPPHPALFLLTCLLWVFPAQSHAGNILVYPVDGSHWLNMDILLRELHQRGHSLMVVRSSTSWYVPEHAPHYSSVTVPVPRASRLEDPHYMAYFLKRSLEIWTRERSVLSFIELQKETINLLEEAHRSSAEMALLAMEDKQLMEKLKAANFDLMLTDPGFAGGVVLGTYLGLPIVLNVRWITNAEGHFAIAPSPLSYIPTIGSLVTDKMSFANKLKNFLHYGIALYIDYGITRPLYQGVINKFIDPNTNIYSLIQGADLWLMRVDFVFEFPRPTMPNVVYMGGFQCKPSKPLPAELEAFMQSSGEHGVVVMSLGSLLGSLLPEISEVIATAFALLPQKVVWRHTGEKPSTLGNNTLLVNWLPQNDLLGHPKTRAFVTHGGTNGIYEAIYHGVPMLGLPLIFDQFDNMLRLQARGVAKVLEVTTLKVEPMTQALTDILDNRKHYRNNMRRMSKLHHDTPLKPLDNAIFWLEFAVRHKGAAHLRTESYKMPWYAYHNVDVLVLLLTVVVSVLLLTLMTCKVLGRALCRKKKEKVQ; translated from the coding sequence ATGCTAGTCACCGTGGCAGCTCCACTTTGCTTCCCTCCACATCCTGCTCTCTTCCTCCTGACCTGTCTCCTGTGGGTGTTCCCAGCTCAGAGCCATGCTGGCAACATCCTGGTGTACCCTGTGGACGGCAGCCATTGGCTCAACATGGACATCCTCCTGCGAGAGCTGCACCAGCGGGGGCACTCTTTAATGGTGGTCCGCTCGTCCACCAGCTGGTACGTCCCTGAACACGCCCCCCACTACTCCTCCGTCACAGTGCCGGTGCCCAGGGCCAGCAGACTGGAGGACCCACATTACATGGCATACTTCCTGAAGAGGAGCCTGGAGATATGGACACGAGAGCGCTCCGTTTTGTCCTTCATTGAGCTACAGAAGGAGACTATTAATTTGCTGGAGGAGGCCCATCGCAGCAGTGCTGAAATGGCCCTCTTAGCCATGGAGGACAAACAATTAATGGAGAAGCTGAAGGCAGCCAACTTTGATTTAATGTTGACTGATCCTGGATTTGCAGGAGGAGTTGTATTAGGGACTTACTTGGGTCTTCCTATTGTGCTTAACGTTCGTTGGATCACTAATGCAGAGGGACACTTTGCAATTGCACCTTCGCCCCTTTCTTACATACCAACTATCGGGTCACTGGTCACAGATAAAATGAGCTTTGCCAACAAACTGAAAAACTTCTTGCATTATGGAATCGCTCTTTATATTGATTATGGCATAACAAGACCCTTATACCAGGGTGTGATCAACAAATTCATCGATCCAAACACCAACATCTATTCTCTCATTCAAGGGGCTGACCTATGGCTGATGAGAGTGGACTTTGTGTTTGAGTTCCCACGCCCCACCATGCCCAACGTGGTCTACATGGGGGGCTTCCAGTGTAAGCCTTCTAAGCCTTTGCCAGCAGAGTTAGAGGCATTTATGCAAAGCTCGGGGGAACATGGGGTTGTGGTCATGTCTTTGGGGAGTCTGCTGGGTAGCCTCCTACCGGAGATCTCAGAGGTCATTGCCACTGCCTTCGCCCTCCTGCCTCAGAAGGTGGTGTGGagacacacgggagagaagccctCTACTCTAGGCAACAACACACTGTTGGTGAACTGGCTGCCTCAGAATGACCTACTGGGCCATCCCAAAACTAGAGCCTTTGTTACACATGGGGGCACCAATGGGATCTATGAGGCCATCTACCATGGTGTTCCCATGTTAGGCCTTCCTCTAATTTTTGACCAGTTTGACAACATGCTGCGTCTACAGGCCAGGGGTGTGGCTAAGGTTCTCGAGGTGACAACCCTAAAGGTGGAACCTATGACACAGGCACTGACAGACATCCTGGACAACAGGAAGCACTATAGAAACAATATGCGCAGGATGTCAAAGCTCCACCATGATACACCTCTCAAACCATTGGACAACGCCATCTTCTGGCTAGAATTTGCTGTGAGACACAAGGGTGCAGCACACTTGCGCACTGAGTCCTACAAGATGCCCTGGTATGCTTACCACAATGTGGATGTGCTGGTACTTCTCCTGACTGTTGTAGTCTCTGTCCTGTTACTAACGCTAATGACTTGCAAGGTTTTAGGCAGGGCTCTTTGCCGAAAGAAAAAGGAAAAAGTGCAGTAA
- the LOC110492261 gene encoding death effector domain-containing protein, producing MTSQQHSLPNANVNPPLLIPQNSLAHPSRPHIHPNQLDSTQSSAAGHPASHTGLMGGVGSSLVGTSSGVAVNRGTLASCTNSASSRTSSSGRFEPWPEEAVDNAYGLYSLHRMFDIVGAQLTHRDVRVLSFLFVDVIDEYERGGIRSGRDFLLALERQGRCDETNFRHVLQLLRIITRHDLLPYVTLRKRQTVCPDPVDKYLEETSVRYVSPRRGGESREAAPHRRTGPQPVICCSPSGTQVGPSRTKPGPPLPSRKRKRAYAIGDCREKQTCDIRLRVRAEYCQHESALLGNVFSNKQEALERQFERFNQANTILKSRDLGSIICDIKFSELTYLDAFWRDYINGSLLEALKGVFITDSLKQAVGHEAIKLLVNVDEEDYQAGRRKLLRNLVTGVGAGSAAETAAALGGSRGTPS from the exons ATGACCTCACAGCAGCATTCCCTCCCCAATGCAAATGTcaaccctcccctcctcatcccccagAACTCATTAGCTCACCCGAGTAGGCCTCACATTCATCCAAACCagctggactctactcagagtAGTGCTGCCGGGCACCCTGCCTCCCACACAGGTCTGATGGGCGGTGTGGGGTCCTCGTTGGTGGGGACCTCCAGCGGAGTTGCAGTGAATAGGGGCACGTTGGCCTCCTGCACTAACTCTGCCTCCTCAAGGACGTCCTCGTCGGGACGCTTTGAACCCTGGCCCGAGGAGGCCGTAGACAATGCTTACGGCTTGTACTCACTGCACCGCATGTTCGACATAGTGGGAGCCCAGCTCACGCACCGCGATGTGCGAGTGCTCTCGTTCCTGTTCGTGGATGTCATTGACGAGTATGAGCGCGGTGGCATCAGGAGTGGCCGGGACTTCCTGCTGGCTCTGGAGCGCCAGGGGCGATGTGATGAGACCAACTTCAGACACGTCCTGCAGCTGCTTCGCATCATCACACGGCACGACCTGCTGCCCTACGTCACACTCAGGAAGAGACAGACCG TGTGCCCAGACCCAGTGGATAAGTACCTGGAAGAGACGTCGGTGCGTTATGTGTCCcccagaagaggaggagagagcagggaggctGCACCCCACAGAAGGACAG GTCCCCAGCCAGTGATCTGCTGTTCTCCATCGGGGACCCAGGTGGGCCCTTCCCGCACCAAGCCAGGCCCCCCATTACCCAGCCGCAAAAGAAAGAGGGCCTACGCCATAGGTGACTGCAGGGAAAAGCAAACCTGTG ACATCCGCCTACGAGTGCGTGCTGAGTACTGCCAGCATGAATCAGCGCTTCTGGGAAACGTTTTCTCCAATAAGCAGGAGGCTCTGGAGAGGCAGTTTGAGAGGTTCAACCAGGCAAACACTATCCTCAAGTCCCGGGACCTGGGCTCCATCATCTGCGACATCAAGTTCTCGGAGCTCACCTACCTAGATGCTTTTTGGCGGGACTACATCAACGGCTCCCTGCTGGAGGCCCTGAAGGGTGTCTTCATCACAGACTCACTCAAACAGGCAGTGGGCCATGAAGCCATCAAACTCCTGGTCAATGTGGATGAGGAGGACTATCAGGCTGGCCGCCGCAAGCTGCTCCGGAATCTGGTCACAGGAGTGGGGGCAGGGTCTGCAGCTGAAACCGCAGCCGCActtggagggagcagagggactCCATCCTAG
- the bgna gene encoding biglycan: MLPFSVVLLLLCATPLPPASVALPFEQKGLLDFGKSIDVEGLMMMMMNDEEEGSAVEEYYKPEQPTCPFGCQCNQNVVQCSDLGLHYVPYDIPPETRLLDLQSNQITEIREGDFKGLSNLYALVLVNNKISRVHPRAFMPLKRMHKLYFSHNQLTAVPKNLPSSLVELRIHDNHIKRVASGAFSGLGSMNCIEMGRNPIQNSGFEPGAFDGLKLTFLRISEAKLTGIPKDLPEGLHELHLDHNQIQAIELEDLRQYESLHRLGLGYNHIRNIEHGSLYYLQNLRELHLDNNRIPNVPGGLAGMKYLQVVYLHSNNISQVDVNDFCPNGFGVKKTYYNGISLFDNPINYWEVVPATFRCVSNRMAVQFGNHKK, from the exons ATGCTTCCCTTCTCTGTTGTCCTTCTCCTGCTGTGTGCCACCCCTCTTCCTCCCGCCTCTGTGGCCCTGCCCTTTGAACAGAAGGGCTTATTGGACTTTGGGAAGAGCATCGATGTAGAggggctgatgatgatgatgatgaacgaTGAAGAGGAAGGCTCAGCGGTTGAGGAATACTATAAACCAGAACAGCCTACGTGTCCATTCGGCTGTCAGTGTAACCAGAATGTTGTGCAGTGCTCTGACTTGG GTTTACACTATGTGCCATATGACATCCCCCCGGAGACCAGGCTCCTGGACCTTCAAAGCAACCAGATCACTGAAATAAGAGAGGGTGACTTCAAGGGACTCAGTAACCTCTAT GCTTTGGTGTTGGTGAATAACAAGATCTCCAGGGTGCACCCTCGGGCCTTCATGCCCCTCAAAAGGATGCACAAGCTCTACTTCTCCCACAACCAGCTGACGGCCGTGCCCAAGAACCTGCCCTCTTCCCTGGTGGAGCTGCGCATCCACGACAACCATATCAAGAGGGTGGCATCTGGGGCTTTCTCTGGCCTGGGCAGCATGAACTGCATTG AGATGGGGAGGAATCCTATTCAGAACAGTGGTTTTGAGCCCGGAGCCTTTGATGGACTTAAACTTACCTTCCTTCGCATTTCTGAGGCAAAACTCACAGGCATCCCTAAAG ATCTCCCTGAGGGTCTACATGAGTTGCATTTGGATCACAATCAAATTCAAGCCATTGAACTAGAAGACCTAAGACAATATGAGAGTTTGCACAG gttggGTCTAGGCTACAATCACATTCGCAACATTGAGCATGGCAGCCTGTACTACCTGCAAAACCTGAGAGAGCTGCATCTAGATAACAACCGGATCCCCAATGTCCCTGGAGGCCTTGCTGGAATGAAGTACCTGCAG GTGGTCTACCTTCACTCCAACAACATCAGCCAGGTTGACGTGAATGATTTCTGCCCTAACGGCTTTGGTGTCAAGAAGACTTACTACAACGGGATCAGTCTCTTTGATAACCCAATCAACTACTGGGAGGTGGTGCCGGCCACCTTCCGCTGTGTCAGCAACAGGATGGCTGTACAGTTTGGCAACCACAAAAAGTAG